One Pantoea eucalypti genomic region harbors:
- a CDS encoding YceI family protein: MKNFKRIALPLLAAATLYAPLSQAEAMHYQLNPEHTSVIVAWNHFGFSNPTADIPDATGTLVFDKDHPEASRVDVTLPVSKIDSHVAALTKEFKGAEYFDTAKYPTATFHSTKVVAKGDNKFDVEGNLTLKGITKPVTLHATLNKQGEHPMVKKQAIGFDATGTIKRSDFRLDKYVPAVSDDVTLTLSTEAYAK, encoded by the coding sequence GTGAAGAACTTCAAACGTATCGCACTGCCCCTGTTAGCCGCTGCTACCCTTTACGCCCCGTTATCTCAGGCTGAGGCGATGCACTACCAGCTGAATCCTGAGCATACGTCTGTCATTGTGGCCTGGAACCATTTTGGCTTCTCAAATCCTACCGCGGATATTCCGGATGCAACCGGTACGCTGGTGTTTGATAAAGATCATCCGGAAGCATCACGCGTTGACGTAACCCTGCCAGTCAGCAAAATCGACAGCCATGTTGCGGCGCTGACCAAAGAGTTCAAAGGCGCTGAGTATTTCGACACGGCCAAATACCCAACTGCGACCTTCCACAGCACCAAAGTGGTTGCAAAGGGCGACAACAAATTTGACGTTGAAGGTAACCTGACCCTGAAAGGGATCACTAAGCCTGTTACGCTGCACGCCACGCTGAACAAGCAGGGCGAGCATCCGATGGTGAAGAAGCAGGCGATTGGTTTTGATGCCACCGGCACCATCAAGCGTTCTGACTTCAGGCTGGACAAATATGTCCCGGCGGTAAGCGACGACGTCACCCTGACGCTGTCTACCGAAGCTTACGCGAAATAA
- the pqqF gene encoding pyrroloquinoline quinone biosynthesis protein PqqF: MKTRGLVINGLMIELVHQADASQAAALIQVGAGSHDEPERWPGLAHLLEHLLFTGSSGWPDEGRLMSWIQTQGGKVNATTLARRSAFFFEVTPSLLADGLARLQDMLVSPLLDNQAIAQEVAVIDAEYQLLQRHEPSRIEAALLHSAQSPAEFQRFHIGSRASFGDEMSALQRALRQFHQRYYFASNMRLWLQGPQSLDELEQLARQFASALPAGQWQQDLPPPQLNSQTCWQLAGSASPALWRTWLIESSDGVTLWREFLLDEAPGSLLATLREQGLAETLELKWIYQAGGALWLALGVETEMPETVNALIDSYVQALSQTGEAQHQHYHQLAQQRFVTLSPMEQLRQRAVGFAPDEALPALLLLLERLNAAPGTLLCCTPQPAAENLITQGYSLALTHWQPAPPDALPAVNFTFYPLDAAITPDPLPEESVALPHYQSDNPNPVLILRPEFYSTFTAEVGEALGRRLRPLFAALRHQGGNGCWQEVEGVWQLTLQLTTDEAVTDQALSQIVCALSLPVEANLPSPVESIAIRALQQQLPYQLAATFAPDCWRAALKGGNAALHSLIARRLSALSLPVNPDTPPKRMTTQTGMTRLLHASTDNALLLFIPLHRPEQLAALRALALIYEPRFFQRYRVEQPIGYVVNSRYMRCADEDGVVFALQSPDYSALSLLRYCRNFLRSLNETLAECDLVALKTRLLSREVAQPLAQLRRENGLAEPDAAQIEALTLTDLQQLHRTLIQDRRRWRVLFTGGENV, encoded by the coding sequence ATGAAAACGCGCGGCCTGGTGATAAACGGTCTGATGATTGAACTGGTGCATCAGGCAGATGCCAGCCAGGCCGCTGCCCTGATTCAGGTGGGTGCAGGGAGCCACGATGAGCCAGAACGCTGGCCCGGACTGGCGCATCTGCTGGAGCATCTGCTGTTCACCGGCAGCAGCGGCTGGCCTGATGAGGGCCGGCTGATGAGCTGGATTCAGACCCAGGGCGGGAAGGTCAACGCCACCACGCTGGCCCGGCGCAGCGCGTTTTTCTTTGAGGTGACGCCGTCGTTGCTGGCTGACGGGCTGGCCCGACTTCAGGATATGCTCGTCTCTCCGCTGCTGGATAATCAGGCCATCGCGCAGGAAGTGGCGGTGATTGACGCCGAGTATCAGCTGTTGCAGCGCCATGAGCCATCCCGCATCGAAGCGGCACTGCTGCATTCCGCGCAATCACCTGCGGAATTTCAGCGCTTCCATATCGGCAGCCGGGCGAGCTTTGGCGACGAGATGTCTGCGCTGCAACGGGCGCTGCGTCAGTTCCATCAGCGTTACTATTTCGCCAGTAATATGCGGCTCTGGCTACAGGGACCGCAGTCACTGGATGAACTGGAGCAGCTGGCACGTCAGTTTGCCAGCGCGCTGCCTGCTGGTCAGTGGCAACAGGATCTGCCCCCGCCGCAGCTGAACAGCCAGACCTGCTGGCAACTGGCGGGTAGCGCCTCGCCAGCATTATGGCGCACCTGGCTGATTGAAAGCAGTGACGGTGTCACTTTGTGGCGTGAATTTTTACTGGATGAGGCGCCCGGATCGCTGCTGGCAACGCTGCGTGAGCAGGGGCTGGCGGAGACGCTGGAGCTGAAGTGGATCTATCAGGCGGGCGGTGCGCTCTGGCTGGCGCTGGGCGTCGAAACTGAGATGCCAGAAACCGTGAATGCGCTGATTGATAGCTACGTGCAGGCACTGAGCCAGACCGGTGAGGCACAGCATCAGCACTATCATCAGCTTGCTCAGCAACGATTTGTGACGTTGTCACCTATGGAGCAACTCCGTCAGCGCGCCGTTGGCTTTGCGCCTGATGAAGCGCTGCCAGCACTGTTGCTGTTGCTGGAGAGGCTTAATGCCGCGCCGGGCACCCTGCTCTGCTGTACGCCGCAACCGGCAGCAGAAAATCTCATCACACAGGGTTACAGTCTGGCACTGACCCACTGGCAGCCAGCACCACCTGACGCGCTGCCCGCGGTGAATTTCACATTCTATCCGCTTGATGCCGCCATTACGCCTGATCCTCTGCCCGAAGAGTCGGTGGCGTTACCGCATTATCAGTCAGATAACCCGAACCCCGTGCTGATTCTGCGACCCGAGTTTTACTCAACGTTTACCGCCGAGGTGGGCGAAGCGCTGGGGCGGCGGTTGCGTCCGCTGTTTGCTGCGCTGCGTCACCAGGGCGGTAACGGCTGCTGGCAGGAAGTAGAGGGCGTATGGCAGCTCACGCTTCAGCTGACGACAGATGAGGCGGTCACTGATCAGGCGCTGAGCCAGATTGTCTGTGCACTGTCGCTGCCGGTTGAGGCAAACCTGCCGTCACCTGTCGAAAGCATCGCAATCCGCGCGCTGCAGCAGCAGCTGCCTTATCAGCTGGCAGCGACCTTTGCGCCGGATTGCTGGCGGGCGGCGCTTAAAGGCGGCAACGCGGCGCTGCATTCGCTGATTGCCAGGCGGCTGAGCGCGCTGTCGCTGCCGGTTAACCCTGACACGCCACCAAAACGTATGACCACACAAACGGGCATGACGCGTCTGCTGCACGCCAGTACGGATAACGCGCTGTTGCTGTTTATTCCACTGCACCGTCCTGAACAGCTTGCGGCATTACGTGCGCTGGCGCTGATCTACGAGCCGCGTTTCTTCCAGCGCTATCGGGTTGAACAACCTATAGGGTATGTCGTTAACAGCCGCTATATGCGCTGTGCCGATGAAGACGGCGTAGTGTTTGCGCTGCAGTCGCCCGATTACAGCGCGCTGTCACTGTTGCGCTACTGCCGCAACTTCCTGCGTTCCCTTAACGAGACGCTGGCAGAGTGTGACCTGGTGGCACTGAAAACGCGTCTGCTGAGCCGGGAAGTGGCGCAGCCACTGGCGCAGTTACGCCGTGAAAATGGTCTGGCAGAACCGGATGCGGCGCAGATAGAGGCGCTGACCCTTACCGATCTGCAACAGCTGCACCGCACACTGATTCAGGATCGCCGCCGCTGGCGCGTGCTGTTTACCGGGGGAGAAAATGTATAG